tcttgattggtcaattcAAATTTGCGAATGATCACAAACTTGTGTTTCGTAGCCATGGCAAAAGGGAAAGCTGAGGAAGAAAATATGCTGCAATATTACGTCACATGAACGAAATGAACTCCAGACAGTACAAACTTAataccaacgaacgtagagggcagcaacacacaattGCTGCCGGCTCTCTACGTTCTTTGCCTGTAACTTAATTTTGAATATCTGTCGATTATGGGTTCGGTTTCGTCGAAGGGACTGTTTACCTTTCTCAGTGATGACAAAAGTGGAACATTTATCTTTGGGTGGGTTAATTTTGTCTTTCAAATAATATATGTTGAATcggaattttaaaaaatatataaatatatgttaTCCGAATAAAACACCACATTGTGCAAattctttcaataattttaccGAACAACGCATTTTCAATCCTTACCCAACATGCCCAATTTGGGGGTAAACCTTTCGAACAATGTCCCCCAAAACAATGTTGTTAAAACTCAACCACGAATGCGTACAGAGGACAACATCGAATACTTTACACTGGTGCTTAACTCAGAGTGTTAGTTCAATACAATTGGTGTTATTATAACACATTCTGTTTACAAAAACATCACGCTGCATGTCCAAACTCAGTGGTGTATTTTTACACTTCAGGATGTTGTCCTCTTAGAAACACCGACAGGCACTGTTTGTACACCGTAATCTTTACAGTGTAGAGTGATGACAGTGCTTTGTAAATATCGGAATATATCTGAGGCACATAAAAAACGATTGAAGCATATTGATTACAAAACAGTTCTCAGAGATGAAAATCCAGATTCTAAAAACATATAAAGGGGTCTATATCCAAACATTATTCTAACATGAATCTTGATCATGATTATAAATTTGGACGTGAAGAAAAGTCGACAGAATAGAATAGTTAGTACGAGTCATAAGCTATAAACTAATATTTATATCATAGAGATATTACACTAAAGACATTCACAtcttggtcaaagttcattattTCACTAACACACATTGCTGTAAAATGTTAAACATTATTAGTCATTATTTGCGTTCATTAAAGTCCTAATTCTGTTCTAGAAATGTAATACTGTGATCATGAAAAGAGTGCAATTTCGTCAAACACAGGACTGAGAAACAACGCAAAAATAGTCGTCTTTtgtacaaaatttaaaatttacaaaaatcaataaattcatttcataaagcACAAGAATAATGATCATACATTGGCAAATTTAGTAGAAATCAATTATGAATATAACAAAACAATGTACTCAACAGTGattgtatataggcctacacttaAACTCAGTAGAAACAATCCTTCATGAAATGTATTTAAATAGCACAAAACCCACAGTCAGGAAAAAAACCCGACCAAAATAAGACAGCCCTTTAGATAGTGATGTAAGACCAAtcttatattgaaaaaaaagcctATTAGAAAATACGAATGGTAAAAATCAAAGTCTTGCCACATTTGTCAAATATTGTTCACCCTTTTCCTGTGAAAAGACGTTCACATTATGTGAACCAGAATATGCGGATAGAAAAGATAGTAGCACATCGACTATGAAATACTGACACCATATGTTGCGCATGGGACTGTAGTATACTACTAACGCGTTCAATGTCATACATGTGTCAACATGTAATCACTAAAGTGCATCGTGAAGTATCTTATAAATACTTGGAAAAGTAAAGGTAGTTGATTATCATACGTGCTTCATCACTTATAATAGACGAAACAGTGAAGTTAGGCAAAGGAGTTTTGATTAAGGTTTCCTCATTCAAGCACTCAATAAATATATCTTTTCACTAATACACAACACCATCATGTTTTTCTACGATCTATGATAAGGTCCTCCTCATAAATATATTCAGACGTGACAatcatatacaatttttttaacctATGATACTATTTGTAAAATCGTCTTTTTTCATATCGACAAAATATCGATCAATAAAGACAAACTCATTTAAAATGAGATATAGTTGAACGTAAAATGTTTAATCCATGCTAAGTGACTTTTGTATCCAAAACCTTAATCTGAGATTATTTAGGAAAGCtttttcaatatgaaaaaaagaactACTCCCCGTTCCAACAATGAAAGGGATCATTCCCCCAAAAGAGCAGATGTTCAATAATCGAACGATTTCTAAAACCGATTGGGCACCAgaatattgattaataaaatgaataagggTAATGAAATAATGTCCATCACGTAAAGCCTAAAAATTTTTATTCCATGTCTCTGTGTGCTTAAGATGAACTGAAATTATTCATCTAGTTCGTGAAGTTCCAAATAATTTTACGAAAAACTCGagtattgaataaaaatgtgaCGCGAACAATATTTCCCaaacattttataataaataatgagttattttttgttcaaatgtaTGTCCAGGGGGTGTTTATCTGCATAACACTTCACCAGATACCATTAGCATTATTTCAAAGTCACATTGGATTTCCATGTTCAAATTCTGTAAAATAATCTGGTTTGATTGCAACTAATGTAGATTAATGTCATGCCAAAGATTATTTTGTTACTGTTAAGGGTGATTTCGAAATGAACCTTGCGGATCTTGTAGTCTGGGGATATAACTACTGGTCCTTCAAACGCTTCTACCTTGACGCCAGCTTCATTGATATGTCAATCAGAACATTTTGCCATATCGGAACACCACATTGAAGATACCATCATTGATGGAGAATGAGGTGCAGAATGATACTGCTACATTCACACCGACGGAAACCGATCCCAACCCTGGGGTTGTTCTCCATAGGCAACACCCCAGGTGTTTAGGAAGTggggaaaaatagaaaattgtaACCAAACTGACGTTTATTTTGTAGTTATATCCCCCTTTTTATTGGCATTTCAAATTTCTCGCGACCAATTCAACGTCCATTCTGTagtgatttctttttatttcattattatttcttttttggctttacaaatttacatcagcagcCCCAGTAAAAGTCGTCCCCAGGGCCCTGCTGTGGCATGTTAAAGATGGAAGTGCATTGTTTTTGTCCATCCGGGTTACCGTGGTTCGACTTTCAATAGGGCTAGGCATTATTTTGGCAAGACATTAAAGGGGAAACTCGCCCTGAAGGAAAGGTCGTGATAAAAATAGCattaaaagtaataaaaaaatattggtgactTTCTGTCAGAGTGGACTTCCCATTTAATGTAAATTCACCACTCCTCATGCATTTCAATGGTTAGATAAACACCGGTatgatgttttttcttcttcatcatgtAAGCATTTAAATCGGCAACGCAGAAGTGATGGCGGAACTAATGTTTGATCACCATATATATGAAGTGAGGTAAATGATGCCTTTATTCTGCATTGATTTTGAGCAGAACATACCCAAAACCTGGATTTTTAAAGTCTGGCACAGTGGGATCAGTACGTCGCAGTCACACCAACCAAGCCCACTCCAGATAGATCAAATCTATTCCGTTACTTCGAACGACATTCCGTCGGTCGGTTAAGAGTCAGTTTTCCTGGTCTGACTGTATCATTACAGTGGGCTGGTTGTTATATAATCATAGACAAGCCAACGCATCCCGTAAACTGGACATGATTTGTCATTATCGAAGACACTCGCCATACGACATTTCCAATGAAACCTGCACGTAAGttcataaaatattattcaGAAATCACTGATTTCCAATTGTACGTTTcagcatatttttctttaaataacaACATACTGATCATGCTGATATAGAACGTGGTCTTAATGATCGCCAAAAATAGATCGTAAACAATAGCTCTGCAGCAGGGAAAAAATACTCACTAAAACTTGCACTTAAAATATACTTGGcagtgaaacaaaaataagtcaaaaCACTTGAAGGCCACCAATTTCATAAgattaaaatcacaaaatgtaTGAAAGAAATGCAGACATTGTAATGAATTAAATACGAATACATTCTCAGATTATGATGACGAGTTCATGTTGACGAAATATATACAATCGTTATTTGCATTTACGATCGCGTCATCGGATTAATTCAGACGACACATATGTGATAATATCGATATTGACAGTTCTCATCGTCCATACAATTAAAGATTCCGATATCCTCCACTCTTCCGATACCGATATCTTACATGCTTTGATGTGGCGATCGGTGATGAGATGTTACTCCACCATATACGACACCTGTAAACCTTTAAATAAGTGAGTGGCTCAATTTACAGTGGATAAAATATGATATAGGTTACGGTGTTCGACATGCCACTTTTCACTGGAGCGACCTCTATGGCTTCTCCAATTCCACGTAGAGGGCGCCTCGACAGTGTCTCAAAAGTGTTAATCCACCATGGCCTTTGCAGTAGCACTTGGTCCTGTCCTCACCATCGCGTCAACAACCTATGAAGGCTGTAAAGGGCGATACATAACAGCTTCGACCAGAGTTTGTCGTTCCCTGCGGATTTTTAGCACACGTTTGATCCATTATGTTCGTCTTTCAGCCTCTTGCAACAAGTGTTGTGTTTACCATTTCGAGAGAAGTCCTCTCCTTCAAACGTCACAAGTCCGTTTTGTCTTCACAGTTTTGCTCTTGTATGCAAGAGTCTCCTTGCCGACCCCACTGACATACACGTCAAAAATGTATTTAGTGCCTGGCTTCAGGCCTGTAACCACTTCTGTCAAAGCGTCTCTTTCTGCTTCTGCACCATTGACCGAGCGACATAACACTTTCTCGCTCTTTTTCCGATTCTTCGGTCCATGACAACGGCTATCTTGCCTGATGAGGCTTCTGCTTTTCGGATCTTCCTCCCGCATATACAAACAATATTGTGAAACCTCTTTTGTGCTTAACCACGCCAGCGTCACTGACGTACACTGTCTTAAGTTTTTGAAAACTCTTATCGTGCTGTCTTTTGGGAGCTGCGGAAAAGGGTACTTTGATGGATTTGTTGTCgcaaatattttataatctGTCGGTGTCCGCCTCCTGGTCTTGACTTTTATCAGAAGTTCATCTTCCACATTACGTATGCTGAAATGTTTGAGGGATTTCACTGGAGCATCTCGAATCTTCACCCCTTCTCTCCAGATCTCTACCGCAATTTTTTGGGAACATGACTGAATAGTGACATTGACATCCTGGTCACGCGACTTGCCGCTTACTGGGAATCTGAACTGCTTGATTGAACTCGAGCGTTCTGCCCTGATCGTTCTCAGCCCACCATCTTTTAATCTTATGATCCTACGATCGGGAGGTTCGGCGCGGGTATAGATCGACGTTCCAATGTAGGCTACGCTTCGATTAGTAACTTGATCCACGGCAAAGAGGTCAAAGAAGTATCTCGTAGCTGGATCTAAGTTGGTAATCGTATGCAGGGTCTTTGAGCCGACACATTCAATCACCATATCAGGAGCTTCCTCAGATCTGCTAAGAATAGCCTGTTCTTCTTGAATCCGCTTCCTAGCCCGACGCATTTCTCTTTCCGAATCGAAGCCAAACCTCGTTTGCGATGACGGGAACGGATTGGAACCGCCACCCGGAACACTGGCCTGGACACCACACCATGTGTGGTAGTTTCGTCTGGTGTTGATCGCCAGGCAGTATCGAACCGGTTGATGGTAAACCACATCGGAAGGACTCGGCTTCCACGCCAACGACACCCGGTTTTTATTGAATGACGTCACATCGACTTGCGGATCACTCGGGAGCTCTGGAAAGAAATGATCCGAATCGGGTGTCGACGTCGCATAAATCTGAAAGGACGTCCCTCGTTCAACACTCCGCACCTCTAAGACATAGGTGCACGCTGGAGATGTGTTGGTCATATATTTTCCCGCGTCGTAGCCCGAATAGCTCTTAAGGATCGTCCCAGGGACAGTTGTAGGCTGCCGTCGAGGGCGCTGTTCGCTTAACTGGTCAGCAGCACCTGGAAAACCggataaaaagtaataatttgtTGACCATTGTGGGTAAATGTGTGTTTCCAACAATTAAAATGATAAGGAACATTTGTCATATCTAGGCGCAAAGGTGGTCTAGGCAGTGTCAGCTGTCTGGGCACTACAAAATTTGACGAACTCTTTTTAACTATAAACTTGCTTAATTCAAAGACGATTTGCAAGCTAGTGTGATTTTGGCCCTGATCGATGATTCTCAAGGTTGGGTATTTGCACATGTCTATTGGACATGGCTGGGCTTTCATAAAACAGTAGCCAGGAAATTGGATGGCAACCCCGAGATGTACAATAAGAGTAACTttaaggaaaaggggaaaaaggagaAGGAAATAATTTGTCCTCGGATGTAGCATAATGCGAAGGGATGTGTGTGGATggtgtaaacatggtaaaggcATGCGGATCCTTTGCAAACGTTATACATACTTGCATAATTATAAGGGCGCACTTAAAAGGTCCCCTATTTGCTGTGATGGGTCCTCGGTTGTATGTTAACGATATCTTAGTTATACTCGATGTATGAGACTCCTATTCAGACGAAAATCGTCCGGCAGAGGCATAATTGAAATAAGTACACATGATATCAATTTCCGcaataaatgtacatgtgtgTGTGGGTATGTAGGTGTGTATGGGAAGAAATATTGGGAGCGTGTGttcgtgtgtgtttataaagagGAGAAAATTTACTTACTGGAACCACTGCCGTCCTCTGGGAGCTCTAGCATTGATAAATTCCATTCTATCCTGGCCGAACAAGGAGTCACCACTATTCGTACCGGAGTATTGTCTTCTTCAACCGTGAAGAAAAATCTGgacatacaaaataaataaatgaaaattcaatCATATGAGCAattaatatatttctttat
This region of Lytechinus variegatus isolate NC3 chromosome 18, Lvar_3.0, whole genome shotgun sequence genomic DNA includes:
- the LOC121431650 gene encoding protein NDNF-like: MIILVPGLISVAFAAVMNSLFKPPLTFFLPLLLLVSRAKLSPSQRLPGNTPGDSGRHPELFYENGLLPDGREMTAYAAQGTTKKFFFTVEEDNTPVRIVVTPCSARIEWNLSMLELPEDGSGSSAADQLSEQRPRRQPTTVPGTILKSYSGYDAGKYMTNTSPACTYVLEVRSVERGTSFQIYATSTPDSDHFFPELPSDPQVDVTSFNKNRVSLAWKPSPSDVVYHQPVRYCLAINTRRNYHTWCGVQASVPGGGSNPFPSSQTRFGFDSEREMRRARKRIQEEQAILSRSEEAPDMVIECVGSKTLHTITNLDPATRYFFDLFAVDQVTNRSVAYIGTSIYTRAEPPDRRIIRLKDGGLRTIRAERSSSIKQFRFPVSGKSRDQDVNVTIQSCSQKIAVEIWREGVKIRDAPVKSLKHFSIRNVEDELLIKVKTRRRTPTDYKIFATTNPSKYPFPQLPKDSTIRVFKNLRQCTSVTLAWLSTKEVSQYCLYMREEDPKSRSLIRQDSRCHGPKNRKKSEKVLCRSVNGAEAERDALTEVVTGLKPGTKYIFDVYVSGVGKETLAYKSKTVKTKRTCDV